One Brachyspira pilosicoli P43/6/78 genomic window carries:
- a CDS encoding tetratricopeptide repeat protein: MRLKIFACVFSCIMFTGLLFAQETITVQPDDKVVTNEMPVSAKGEPLEKDLLKSIDLAANTLFSIKLNATNFDRYIRITSYSTNLDFVRFTRDKTNAFLTFTTLTPGIAKLNFQVDTEENIIKRYIYTINVTNGDAITDTNSTMFDAETTNEAPTTNDMIMDTNETVTNTTDTNTTNNTAATNATATNAANNTTQQQQTVTKTTQAEDNSEVALLFKSAEELKNMKDYDNAISSYNNVISQYPDSKYAVYSYFRVGDIYNLKKDYTNAFDTYKKASELKTANNNQKAAALYSMGVVRKVENNNQEAMKYFNDVIAKYPNTYSYGNAVYEIADSLKQIGKISDGLNMLEKSLASKEKFSKRADAMLLLAEIYETGNNNVRDFNKAYLTYNQYLSEYPNTSKTKYANDRKNFLSRNAVNIK; encoded by the coding sequence ATGCGTTTAAAGATATTTGCATGTGTATTTTCTTGTATTATGTTCACAGGGCTATTATTTGCTCAAGAAACAATCACAGTACAGCCAGATGATAAAGTGGTAACTAATGAAATGCCTGTCTCTGCTAAGGGAGAGCCTTTAGAGAAAGATTTACTTAAATCAATAGATTTGGCGGCTAATACTTTATTTTCTATTAAATTGAATGCTACTAATTTTGACAGATATATTCGTATTACAAGCTATTCTACAAATTTAGATTTTGTAAGATTTACTAGAGATAAAACTAATGCCTTTCTTACTTTCACTACATTAACACCAGGTATAGCAAAACTTAATTTCCAAGTAGATACAGAAGAAAATATAATAAAAAGATATATATATACAATCAATGTAACTAACGGAGATGCTATAACAGATACTAATTCTACAATGTTTGATGCTGAGACTACTAATGAAGCACCTACTACAAACGATATGATAATGGATACAAACGAAACAGTTACAAATACAACTGATACAAACACAACAAATAATACAGCAGCTACAAATGCAACAGCAACAAATGCTGCTAATAATACTACACAACAGCAACAAACAGTAACTAAAACAACACAAGCAGAAGATAATTCTGAAGTTGCTTTATTATTTAAATCAGCAGAAGAACTTAAAAATATGAAAGATTATGATAATGCTATAAGCTCTTATAATAATGTGATCTCTCAATATCCAGATTCAAAATATGCAGTTTATAGTTATTTTAGAGTAGGCGATATTTATAATTTGAAAAAAGATTATACTAATGCTTTTGATACATATAAAAAAGCTTCTGAATTAAAAACTGCTAACAACAATCAAAAGGCAGCTGCTTTATATTCAATGGGTGTTGTGAGAAAAGTTGAAAATAATAATCAAGAAGCTATGAAATATTTTAATGATGTTATAGCTAAATATCCTAATACTTATTCTTATGGAAATGCTGTATATGAAATTGCTGACAGTTTGAAGCAAATAGGTAAAATTTCTGACGGATTAAATATGTTAGAGAAATCATTAGCTTCAAAAGAGAAATTCTCTAAAAGAGCAGATGCAATGCTTCTTCTTGCAGAGATTTATGAAACAGGCAACAACAATGTAAGAGATTTTAATAAAGCTTATTTAACATATAATCAATATTTAAGTGAATACCCTAATACTTCAAAAACAAAATATGCTAATGATAGAAAAAACTTCTTATCAAGAAATGCTGTTAATATAAAATAA
- a CDS encoding DUF2147 domain-containing protein: MKKIILLIILFSSFVYGANNAKDIEGFWLMPDKPKGRMKVAKIIVINNKLYAYAIDFQDDVKTTLDIHNPDKALRDKDLRGLTFIYDVEFKDGEWQTGRIYHTDQGSSYYAKITLADDKKSLSLKASLDKGGVVGASVKWTRLSEEEAKKYNDMPISSLRTVEGKPIN; encoded by the coding sequence ATGAAAAAGATTATATTATTAATTATTTTATTTTCTTCATTTGTATATGGAGCAAATAATGCTAAAGATATTGAAGGTTTTTGGCTTATGCCTGATAAACCTAAAGGAAGAATGAAAGTTGCTAAGATAATAGTAATTAATAATAAACTTTATGCCTATGCAATTGATTTTCAAGATGATGTAAAAACTACTCTTGATATTCATAATCCAGATAAAGCCCTTAGAGATAAAGACCTTAGAGGACTTACATTTATTTATGATGTAGAGTTTAAAGATGGTGAGTGGCAAACTGGAAGAATATATCATACAGACCAAGGAAGCTCATATTATGCTAAAATTACTTTGGCTGATGATAAAAAATCATTATCTCTAAAAGCTTCATTAGATAAAGGCGGAGTAGTTGGTGCTAGTGTAAAATGGACAAGACTATCCGAAGAAGAAGCAAAAAAATATAATGATATGCCAATTAGCAGTTTAAGAACAGTAGAAGGCAAACCTATAAATTAA
- a CDS encoding peptide ABC transporter substrate-binding protein, with the protein MERNRFLNILIILASILLLSCHKEPKKILNEITVSVGGKPNTIDPSKTSSISSMIYINHLFENLTIKDENGNIIPGSAEKWISSNNNTIYIFYIRTNAKWADGFDLKADDFVYAWRRIVDPKTQSPLAVYLENIKNAHEIINGNMDKEQLGVKALDNDTLYVELEYPVPYFDELVCHSAYTPLREDIVSKNENNWSLNADTMIGNGAFQIVRLDDYRLVIRKNTDYWNYKNIKADIINFEFINNPNEALSLIEKDELYFYNNIPIEKKDELFERNIAKNTAKTSLYFYEINNRVNPLSNAMVRKAISLAIDRNFIITNIVKSDDIVASAIVPYNIKYDNKDFRAEDTNNYFYSEDYHKNIELAKNLLEEAGYKNADDFPVIELLTDDGLHLEIANAIKKNA; encoded by the coding sequence ATGGAAAGAAATAGATTTTTGAATATATTAATTATCTTGGCATCAATTTTATTACTATCCTGCCACAAAGAGCCTAAAAAAATATTAAATGAAATAACAGTATCAGTTGGAGGCAAACCAAATACAATAGACCCTTCAAAAACTTCTTCTATTAGCTCTATGATATATATAAATCATCTATTTGAAAACCTTACCATAAAAGATGAAAACGGAAATATAATACCAGGCTCAGCAGAAAAATGGATATCATCAAATAATAACACCATATATATTTTTTATATAAGAACAAATGCTAAATGGGCTGATGGATTTGATTTAAAAGCTGATGATTTTGTATATGCATGGAGGAGAATTGTTGATCCTAAAACACAGTCGCCTCTTGCTGTATATTTAGAGAATATAAAAAATGCTCATGAAATAATAAATGGAAATATGGATAAAGAACAATTAGGAGTAAAGGCATTAGATAATGATACTTTATATGTTGAATTGGAATACCCTGTTCCATATTTTGATGAATTAGTATGTCATAGTGCATACACTCCTTTAAGAGAAGATATAGTAAGCAAAAATGAAAATAATTGGTCTTTGAATGCTGATACTATGATTGGAAACGGAGCTTTTCAGATTGTGAGGCTAGATGATTATAGGCTTGTTATAAGAAAAAATACAGATTACTGGAATTATAAAAACATAAAGGCAGATATAATTAATTTTGAGTTTATCAATAATCCTAATGAGGCTCTAAGTTTAATAGAAAAAGATGAATTATATTTTTATAATAATATACCTATAGAAAAAAAAGATGAATTGTTTGAAAGGAATATAGCAAAAAATACAGCAAAAACTTCATTATATTTTTATGAAATAAATAATAGAGTAAATCCTCTTTCAAATGCTATGGTAAGAAAAGCAATATCATTAGCTATAGACAGAAACTTTATAATAACAAATATAGTAAAATCTGATGATATAGTAGCATCAGCTATAGTGCCTTATAATATAAAATATGATAATAAAGATTTTAGAGCAGAAGATACAAACAACTATTTTTATTCTGAAGATTATCACAAAAATATAGAATTAGCTAAAAACTTATTAGAAGAAGCAGGATACAAAAATGCAGATGATTTTCCTGTAATAGAATTATTAACAGATGATGGTCTTCATTTAGAAATAGCTAATGCAATTAAAAAAAATGCTTAA
- a CDS encoding gamma-glutamyl-gamma-aminobutyrate hydrolase family protein, with protein sequence MNNIIAISGNILNDNGSKKSFANDSYIQSVVRANGIPVIMPIIKDKDIIKKTLENVSGVIMTGGVDIHPFYFNQEPHPKIGTISKERDEFDFTVLDYAFKMKKPILGICRGIQLINVYFGGDLIQDIESQTKSNILHSQTAPTDVATHKIKIDKTSILYDLLGEESEVNSFHHQAIGKTAKDFNIAAKANDDIIEAIEYKDKNHFILALQWHPELMSENNIKMQNIFNKFVFICGNNK encoded by the coding sequence ATGAATAATATTATAGCAATATCTGGAAATATATTAAATGATAATGGCAGTAAAAAATCATTTGCAAACGATTCTTATATACAATCAGTTGTGAGAGCAAATGGAATACCTGTTATAATGCCAATAATAAAAGATAAAGACATTATAAAAAAAACGCTAGAAAATGTTTCTGGTGTTATCATGACAGGCGGGGTTGATATTCACCCATTCTATTTTAATCAAGAACCGCACCCTAAAATTGGTACTATATCAAAAGAAAGAGATGAGTTTGATTTCACGGTACTCGATTATGCATTCAAAATGAAAAAACCTATATTAGGAATATGCAGAGGAATACAGCTTATTAATGTTTATTTTGGAGGAGATTTAATTCAAGATATAGAATCTCAAACAAAAAGCAATATACTGCATTCTCAAACAGCTCCGACAGATGTTGCAACACATAAAATAAAAATAGATAAAACTTCTATTCTTTATGATTTATTAGGAGAAGAAAGCGAAGTTAATAGTTTTCATCATCAGGCAATAGGAAAAACAGCCAAAGATTTTAATATTGCTGCAAAAGCTAATGATGATATTATAGAAGCTATAGAATATAAAGATAAAAATCATTTTATATTAGCCCTTCAATGGCACCCAGAGTTAATGTCTGAAAACAATATAAAAATGCAAAATATATTTAATAAATTTGTTTTTATTTGTGGAAATAATAAATAA
- a CDS encoding FAD-dependent oxidoreductase, whose translation MKVIVIGCNHAGTWAAKTLKATDPNCQVVTYDRNDNISFLACGIALWVGGVVKDPKGLFYASPEGLKSEGIEVYMGHEVTKIDWANKKMTVKELKTGKEFEDNYDKLILATGSWPVTPPIEGLKQEGTTYGLKKGIFFSKLYQQGQDIINEIAKPEVKKVMVVGAGYIGVELIEAFKNHGKEVILMEAMPRVMANYFDKEITDEAEKRIKDAGIELHLGETVKKFEGDDRVKKVVTDKGSYDVDMVVMSVGFRPNSELYKDYLETLPNGAIVVDTTMKSSKDENVYAIGDCSSVYSCSSKSHEYIALATNAVRMGIVAANNILGKKVNYCGTQGSNAICVFGYNMASTGWSEETAKKKGLKVKSNFFRDAERPEFMPTYEDVLVKIVYEEGTGRLLGAQIASKHNHAEAIHAFSLAIANEMTVQDFALSDFFFLPHYNKPLSWMTMVAYTAK comes from the coding sequence ATGAAAGTAATAGTAATTGGTTGTAACCATGCCGGCACATGGGCTGCAAAAACTTTAAAAGCTACAGATCCTAATTGTCAGGTAGTTACTTATGATAGAAACGATAATATATCTTTCTTAGCTTGCGGTATTGCTCTTTGGGTTGGCGGCGTAGTAAAAGATCCTAAAGGTTTATTCTATGCTAGTCCTGAAGGTTTGAAAAGCGAAGGAATAGAAGTTTATATGGGCCATGAGGTAACAAAAATAGATTGGGCTAACAAAAAAATGACTGTTAAAGAATTAAAAACTGGTAAAGAGTTTGAAGATAATTATGATAAACTTATTCTTGCTACTGGTTCTTGGCCTGTAACTCCTCCTATTGAGGGTTTAAAACAAGAAGGTACTACTTATGGTCTTAAAAAAGGTATTTTCTTCTCTAAACTTTATCAACAAGGTCAAGATATTATTAATGAAATAGCTAAACCAGAAGTTAAAAAAGTTATGGTAGTTGGTGCTGGTTATATAGGTGTTGAACTTATAGAAGCTTTCAAAAATCATGGTAAAGAAGTTATATTAATGGAAGCTATGCCTAGAGTTATGGCTAACTATTTTGACAAAGAGATTACTGATGAGGCTGAAAAAAGAATTAAAGATGCTGGTATAGAATTGCATTTAGGTGAAACTGTTAAGAAATTTGAAGGTGATGACAGAGTTAAAAAAGTTGTTACTGACAAAGGTTCTTATGATGTAGATATGGTAGTTATGTCTGTTGGTTTCAGACCTAATAGCGAACTTTATAAAGATTATTTAGAGACTTTACCTAATGGTGCTATTGTAGTTGATACTACTATGAAATCTTCTAAAGATGAGAATGTTTATGCTATAGGAGACTGTTCTAGTGTATATTCTTGTTCTTCTAAATCTCATGAATATATTGCTTTAGCTACAAATGCTGTAAGAATGGGTATTGTTGCTGCTAATAATATTTTAGGTAAAAAAGTTAATTATTGCGGTACACAAGGTTCTAACGCTATTTGTGTATTTGGTTATAATATGGCTTCTACTGGTTGGTCTGAAGAGACTGCTAAGAAGAAAGGTTTAAAAGTTAAATCTAACTTCTTTAGAGATGCTGAAAGACCTGAGTTTATGCCTACTTATGAAGATGTATTAGTAAAAATCGTTTATGAAGAAGGTACTGGAAGATTATTAGGTGCTCAGATTGCTTCTAAACATAATCATGCTGAAGCTATACACGCATTCTCTCTTGCTATAGCTAATGAAATGACTGTTCAAGATTTTGCATTATCTGACTTCTTCTTCCTTCCTCACTACAACAAACCATTATCTTGGATGACTATGGTTGCTTATACTGCTAAATAA